The following are from one region of the Melitaea cinxia chromosome 7, ilMelCinx1.1, whole genome shotgun sequence genome:
- the LOC123655295 gene encoding MKI67 FHA domain-interacting nucleolar phosphoprotein-like isoform X1 has protein sequence MEESVALDSSKQKQFVKSVRGIKKLLKKNTKKVKQNEESKPFKKSVPVKKPIPEEKKKVKEDVKKTNSNKKREIRNRGLVYLSHIPHGFYEYQMTEYFKQFGMVTNTRVIRSKHTGNSKGYAFVEFKEPAVAEIVAETMNNYLMGKRLIKAVYIPPEKQKLHARRKKWNFQNNPGSELRLKMKKALNAEKTDKEELLIAKKLLSNLSNTKEKLQKLGIDYEFFVPVDVPEVLNKFVETCKDDVKNLDTTTVVSEKKVKAEEKIKKPSIIKSESIDVKTKLLDVKNENPKNKQTKQKITKSQKEQLKENVNKNLTQGKDTKKKLHKQEKSNKEVSQKESETFIKINESESDSADFDSDAFEEIINSDDDELSSDDQSDNSDLSDGQSDDDDLSGDQDDDDNLLSGEESEDLNEVVQKSNNVKGKIKTNVAQEKSEVKLVKSKQDKGMTKNIPEKRKNATSEPVTPKKGKFEKQSKKTLNKVIKKRK, from the exons ATGGAAGAAAGTGTTGCTTTAGATTCCAGTAAACAAAAACAGTTTGTCAAGTCAGTCAGAGGGATTAAGAAATTGTTAAAG aaaaacaccaagaaagtaaaacaaaatgaGGAATCAAAACCATTTAAGAAGTCAGTACCAGTTAAGAAGCCAATACCtgaagaaaaaaagaaagtaaaagaaGATGTTAAAAAAACCAACAGTAATAAAAAACGTGAAATACGAAACAGAGGATTGGTGTATCTTTCTCATATTCCACATGGATTTTATGAG TATCAAATGACGGAATATTTTAAACAGTTTGGTATGGTAACAAATACAAGAGTAATTAGATCTAAGCATACTGGGAACTCAAAGGGTTATGCCTTTGTGGAGTTCAAGGAGCCTGCTGTTGCTGAAATTGTTGCCGAGACGATGAATAATTATTTGATGGGAAAGAGATTGATTAaag CGGTGTACATACCACCTGAAAAGCAAAAGTTGCATGCAAGGAGAAAAAAATGGAATTTTCAAAACAATCCAGGAAGTGAACTAAGACTAAAAATGAAAAAG GCATTGAATGCAGAAAAAACTGACAAGGAAGAGCTTTTGATCGCAAAAAAACTCTTATCCAA TCTTTCAAATACTAAagaaaagttacaaaaattGGGTATTGATTATGAATTCTTTGTACCAGTTGATGTACCAGaagttttaaacaaatttgTTGAAACATGTAAAGATGATGTTAAAAATTTAGATACAACTACAGTAGTATCAGAGAAGAAAGTAAAAgctgaagaaaaaataaaaaaaccatcaATAATTAAAAGTGAATCAATAGATGTGAAAACAAAACTACTTGATGTAAAGAATGAAAAtcccaaaaacaaacaaaccaaacaaaaaattacaaaatcacAGAAAgaacaattaaaagaaaatgtaaataaaaatttaacccaAGGAAAggacacgaaaaaaaaattacataaacagGAGAAATCAAATAAAGAAGTTTCTCAGAAAGAATctgaaacatttattaaaattaacgaatCAGAGAGTGACAGTGCAGACTTTGATTCTGATGCATTTGAAGAGATCATtaatagtgatgatgatgagttatCATCAGATGATCAGAGTGATAATAGTGACTTATCAGATGGTCagagtgatgatgatgacttatCAGGTGATcaggatgatgatgataactTACTATCTGGTGAAGAGAGTGAAGATTTGAATGAGGTAGTACAGAAATCAAATAATGTTAAAGgaaaaat aAAAACAAACGTTGCACAAGAAAAAAGTGAAGTAAAGCTAGTAAAGAGTAAGCAAGACAAAGGAATGACAAAAAATATACCAGAAAAGAGAAAGAATGCTACAa GTGAGCCAGTCACTCCAAAAAAGGGAAAATTTGAAAAGCAAAGTAAGAAAACActgaataaagtaattaaaaagagaaaataa
- the LOC123655295 gene encoding MKI67 FHA domain-interacting nucleolar phosphoprotein-like isoform X2, translated as MEESVALDSSKQKQFVKSVRGIKKLLKKNTKKVKQNEESKPFKKSVPVKKPIPEEKKKVKEDVKKTNSNKKREIRNRGLVYLSHIPHGFYEYQMTEYFKQFGMVTNTRVIRSKHTGNSKGYAFVEFKEPAVAEIVAETMNNYLMGKRLIKAVYIPPEKQKLHARRKKWNFQNNPGSELRLKMKKALNAEKTDKEELLIAKKLLSNLSNTKEKLQKLGIDYEFFVPVDVPEVLNKFVETCKDDVKNLDTTTVVSEKKVKAEEKIKKPSIIKSESIDVKTKLLDVKNENPKNKQTKQKITKSQKEQLKENVNKNLTQGKDTKKKLHKQEKSNKEVSQKESETFIKINESESDSADFDSDAFEEIINSDDDELSSDDQSDNSDLSGDQDDDDNLLSGEESEDLNEVVQKSNNVKGKIKTNVAQEKSEVKLVKSKQDKGMTKNIPEKRKNATSEPVTPKKGKFEKQSKKTLNKVIKKRK; from the exons ATGGAAGAAAGTGTTGCTTTAGATTCCAGTAAACAAAAACAGTTTGTCAAGTCAGTCAGAGGGATTAAGAAATTGTTAAAG aaaaacaccaagaaagtaaaacaaaatgaGGAATCAAAACCATTTAAGAAGTCAGTACCAGTTAAGAAGCCAATACCtgaagaaaaaaagaaagtaaaagaaGATGTTAAAAAAACCAACAGTAATAAAAAACGTGAAATACGAAACAGAGGATTGGTGTATCTTTCTCATATTCCACATGGATTTTATGAG TATCAAATGACGGAATATTTTAAACAGTTTGGTATGGTAACAAATACAAGAGTAATTAGATCTAAGCATACTGGGAACTCAAAGGGTTATGCCTTTGTGGAGTTCAAGGAGCCTGCTGTTGCTGAAATTGTTGCCGAGACGATGAATAATTATTTGATGGGAAAGAGATTGATTAaag CGGTGTACATACCACCTGAAAAGCAAAAGTTGCATGCAAGGAGAAAAAAATGGAATTTTCAAAACAATCCAGGAAGTGAACTAAGACTAAAAATGAAAAAG GCATTGAATGCAGAAAAAACTGACAAGGAAGAGCTTTTGATCGCAAAAAAACTCTTATCCAA TCTTTCAAATACTAAagaaaagttacaaaaattGGGTATTGATTATGAATTCTTTGTACCAGTTGATGTACCAGaagttttaaacaaatttgTTGAAACATGTAAAGATGATGTTAAAAATTTAGATACAACTACAGTAGTATCAGAGAAGAAAGTAAAAgctgaagaaaaaataaaaaaaccatcaATAATTAAAAGTGAATCAATAGATGTGAAAACAAAACTACTTGATGTAAAGAATGAAAAtcccaaaaacaaacaaaccaaacaaaaaattacaaaatcacAGAAAgaacaattaaaagaaaatgtaaataaaaatttaacccaAGGAAAggacacgaaaaaaaaattacataaacagGAGAAATCAAATAAAGAAGTTTCTCAGAAAGAATctgaaacatttattaaaattaacgaatCAGAGAGTGACAGTGCAGACTTTGATTCTGATGCATTTGAAGAGATCATtaatagtgatgatgatgagttatCATCAGATGATCAGAGTGATAATAGTGACTTATCAG GTGATcaggatgatgatgataactTACTATCTGGTGAAGAGAGTGAAGATTTGAATGAGGTAGTACAGAAATCAAATAATGTTAAAGgaaaaat aAAAACAAACGTTGCACAAGAAAAAAGTGAAGTAAAGCTAGTAAAGAGTAAGCAAGACAAAGGAATGACAAAAAATATACCAGAAAAGAGAAAGAATGCTACAa GTGAGCCAGTCACTCCAAAAAAGGGAAAATTTGAAAAGCAAAGTAAGAAAACActgaataaagtaattaaaaagagaaaataa
- the LOC123655296 gene encoding protein AAR2 homolog, with protein MDQDTAKKLLVEGGTFVFLGVPEETQFGIDMQCWNTDEDFRGIKMIPPGIHYIHYSAVSKGTGDISPRSGFMHYFEKKEFMVKMWDKNMEDISKDEISEESIQRLKDNLLNIDKHLAPYPYEIWQKWKLLTSQITAELAKKLSPINGLIRASVDLLPMSDKDRPRGVKANESMESDSELKGCQSGQSTSGQSDAKRVKRTTREEKEKAMLPDLKPAPGAAMRFTEIPQDKYPPGSTAEEITKHYLDQSYTLDLMISQHDEPLHIIGELQFAYLCFLIGHSLEAFEHWKNLVVLLCSCDEAIHKHRSVFFHFIRTIEIQIDEMPEEFLADIVMNKNLVYKKLREFFRTAYASKVDGRLQTMIDRFKENLTQKLQWDFTGLDNDEEDERPVIVKLNTE; from the exons ATGGACCAAGACACTGCTAAAAAGCTCCTCGTTGAAGGAGGAACATTTGTGTTTCTCGGTGTACCCGAAGAGACGCAATTTGGTATTGATATGCAATGTTGGAACACAGACGAAGATTTTCGTGGAATAAAAATGATTCCGCCGGGCATTCACTATATTCACTATTCTGCTGTAAGTAAAGGAACTGGAGACATTTCACCAAG gtCAGGGTTTATgcattatttcgaaaaaaaggAGTTCATGGTTAAAATGTGGGATAAAAATATGGAAGATATAAGTAAGGATGAAATCAGCGAAGAAAGTATTCAGCGTCTAAAAGACAATCTTCTTAACATAGATAAACATCTAGCTCCCTATCCATATGAGATTTGGCAAAAATGGAAACTGTTAACCTCACAAATAACAG CTGAATTAGCAAAGAAATTATCTCCAATAAATGGTCTTATCAGAGCTTCTGTTGACCTTCTTCCCATGAGTGATAAGGATAGACCTAGAGGGGTTAAAGCAAATGAATCAATGGAATCCGATTCTGAATTAAAAGGCTGTCAAAGTGGTCAATCTACATCTGGCCAGTCTGATGCTAAAAGGGTTAAAAGAACTACAagagaagaaaaagaaaaggcTATGTTACCAGATTTAAAGCCAGCCCCAG GAGCAGCAATGAGGTTTACAGAAATACCTCAAGATAAATACCCACCAGGTTCTACAGCAGAGGAAATCACAAAGCACTATTTAGACCAATCTTATACTTTAGATCTCATGATCTCACAACATGATGA GCCTCTACATATCATTGGTGAGCTTCAATTTGCATACCTTTGTTTCCTTATTGGGCACTCCCTTGAGGCTTTTGAACACTGGAAAAATCTAGTAGTTTTACTATGCTCCTGTGATGAAGCTATTCACAAACACAGGAGTGTTTTCTTCCACTTCATCAGAACAATAGAGATACAAATAGATGAAATGCCAGAAGAATTTTTGGCAGATATTGTTATGAATAAGAATTTAGTTTATAAGAAATTACGAGAGTTCTTCCGCACAGCATATGCTAGCAAGGTGGATGGACGGTTACAGACTATGATTGATAGGTTTAAGGAAAACTTAACACAAAAACTTCAATGGGACTTTACAGGCCTAGATAATGATGAAGAAGATGAAAGACCTGtcatagttaaattaaatacagaataa